A single window of Vibrio sp. SCSIO 43137 DNA harbors:
- a CDS encoding threonine/serine exporter family protein, with product MEPQLTVESQQRALSRLVAQAGQMLLAHGAESTLVNDIMRRMGLAAGANEVEVSLSASSLVVTTFIDDRCMTTTRRCADRGINMRVITQIQRICIMMEKGVVNASLAQKRLDDISPERYNRWLVVFMIGLSCACFSHLAGGDRLVFMMTFLSSAVGMIVRQEIGHRHFNPLLNFAVTAFVTTLVSAQAVIYEIGNMPFIVMASSVLMLVPGFPLINSVSDMVKGYINMGIARFVMASMLTLATALGIIGAMTLAGVWGWVG from the coding sequence ATGGAACCGCAGTTGACGGTAGAGAGCCAGCAGAGAGCACTTTCACGTCTGGTGGCGCAGGCTGGGCAGATGCTACTGGCTCATGGTGCTGAAAGCACGCTTGTAAATGATATTATGAGGCGCATGGGGCTGGCGGCGGGAGCCAACGAGGTGGAAGTCTCTTTGTCCGCCAGTTCGTTAGTCGTGACTACTTTTATTGATGACAGGTGCATGACGACAACCCGTCGCTGTGCTGATCGCGGCATTAATATGAGAGTTATTACCCAGATTCAGCGTATCTGCATCATGATGGAGAAAGGGGTTGTTAATGCTTCTCTGGCGCAGAAGCGCCTTGATGATATCAGCCCGGAACGTTATAACCGCTGGCTGGTAGTGTTTATGATCGGCTTGTCGTGTGCCTGTTTTAGCCATTTAGCCGGTGGAGATAGGCTTGTATTTATGATGACTTTTCTCTCATCGGCAGTAGGTATGATAGTGCGGCAGGAGATAGGTCACCGTCACTTTAATCCGCTACTCAACTTTGCAGTAACGGCCTTTGTTACTACTTTAGTTTCTGCTCAGGCAGTTATCTATGAGATCGGTAATATGCCTTTTATAGTAATGGCTTCTTCGGTACTTATGTTAGTTCCCGGTTTTCCCTTGATTAACTCTGTTTCTGATATGGTTAAAGGCTATATCAATATGGGCATCGCAAGGTTTGTGATGGCCAGCATGCTGACTCTGGCTACAGCGTTAGGGATTATTGGTGCCATGACACTGGCTGGCGTATGGGGGTGGGTAGGCTAA
- the tnpA gene encoding IS200/IS605 family transposase: protein MGDEKSLAHTRWNCKYHVVFAPKYRRRVFYGEKRRVIGEILRKLCEWKNVNIIEAECCADHIHMLLEIPPKMSVSSFMGYLKGKSSLMLYERFGNMKFQYRNREFWCRGYYIDTAGKNTRKIQDYIKHQLEQDKMG, encoded by the coding sequence ATGGGGGACGAAAAGAGCTTAGCGCACACGCGCTGGAATTGTAAGTATCATGTAGTCTTCGCACCGAAGTATAGAAGACGAGTGTTCTATGGAGAAAAGCGAAGGGTTATAGGAGAGATATTAAGAAAGCTATGTGAATGGAAAAATGTGAACATTATTGAAGCAGAGTGTTGTGCAGATCATATCCATATGCTTTTAGAAATACCGCCCAAAATGAGTGTTTCATCGTTTATGGGATACTTAAAAGGAAAAAGCAGTTTGATGCTATATGAACGGTTTGGAAACATGAAGTTCCAGTACAGAAACCGAGAATTTTGGTGTCGAGGGTACTATATAGATACAGCTGGCAAAAACACCCGCAAGATACAAGATTACATAAAGCATCAACTAGAGCAGGATAAAATGGGATAA
- the cgtA gene encoding Obg family GTPase CgtA → MKFVDEAVVKVEAGDGGNGVVSFWREKFVAKGGPDGGDGGDGGDVYLQADENLNTLIDYRFQRFYAAERGKNGSGGNCTGKRGQDTVLKVPVGTRAVDIHTNEVVGEVAEHGKKIMVAKGGWHGLGNTRFKSSVNRAPRQKTMGTKGEVRELRLELLLLADVGMLGLPNAGKSTFIRSVSAAKPKVADYPFTTLIPSLGVVSVVPEKSFVVADIPGLIEGAADGAGLGIRFLKHLERCRVLLHMIDILPIDESDPVQNALTIIDELEQYSEKVAQKPRWLVFNKTDLLPEEEADEKIQQILDALGWEDRFFKISAVNKQGTKELCYQLADFMESLPKEEAEQSEEEKVDFMWDDYHKEAMSGKDVVTEDDWDDWDDEEDDGHVIYVRD, encoded by the coding sequence ATGAAATTCGTAGATGAAGCGGTAGTTAAAGTAGAAGCCGGTGATGGCGGTAATGGTGTTGTCAGCTTTTGGCGGGAAAAATTTGTCGCTAAAGGTGGCCCGGATGGTGGTGATGGCGGCGATGGCGGTGATGTATACCTGCAGGCCGATGAGAACCTGAACACCCTGATTGATTACCGTTTTCAACGCTTTTATGCCGCAGAGCGTGGTAAAAACGGCAGTGGTGGTAACTGTACCGGTAAACGTGGTCAGGATACTGTGCTTAAAGTACCTGTAGGAACTCGTGCTGTAGATATTCACACTAACGAAGTTGTTGGTGAAGTGGCTGAACATGGCAAGAAAATCATGGTTGCCAAAGGTGGCTGGCACGGGCTGGGTAATACCCGCTTTAAATCCTCGGTAAACAGAGCGCCACGCCAGAAAACCATGGGCACCAAGGGTGAAGTCCGCGAACTGCGTCTGGAGCTTCTGCTTCTGGCTGATGTTGGTATGCTGGGTCTTCCGAATGCCGGTAAATCAACCTTTATCCGATCGGTTTCTGCGGCTAAACCTAAAGTGGCTGACTATCCGTTTACTACCCTTATTCCTAGCCTTGGTGTGGTAAGTGTGGTTCCGGAAAAGAGCTTTGTTGTTGCTGATATTCCGGGGCTGATTGAAGGCGCTGCAGACGGTGCCGGTCTTGGTATCCGTTTCCTGAAACATCTGGAACGCTGCCGTGTTCTGCTACATATGATTGATATTCTGCCTATTGATGAGAGTGATCCGGTGCAGAATGCCCTGACCATCATTGATGAGCTGGAGCAGTACAGCGAAAAAGTGGCCCAGAAACCACGCTGGCTGGTATTCAATAAAACTGACCTGCTTCCTGAAGAAGAAGCGGATGAGAAGATCCAACAGATCCTTGATGCCCTAGGCTGGGAAGATAGATTCTTTAAGATCTCTGCTGTAAACAAGCAGGGTACTAAGGAGCTTTGCTACCAGTTGGCTGACTTTATGGAATCACTACCTAAAGAAGAAGCTGAGCAGTCAGAAGAAGAGAAAGTCGACTTTATGTGGGACGACTACCACAAAGAAGCCATGTCAGGTAAAGATGTGGTTACTGAAGATGACTGGGATGACTGGGATGATGAAGAAGATGACGGCCACGTTATCTATGTACGTGACTAG
- the rpmA gene encoding 50S ribosomal protein L27 has protein sequence MAHKKAGGSTRNGRDSESKRLGVKRFGGESVLAGNIIVRQRGTKFHAGTNVGIGKDHTLFALSEGKVKFEVKGPKNRKFVSIETE, from the coding sequence ATGGCACACAAAAAAGCTGGCGGTTCTACTCGTAACGGTCGTGATTCAGAAAGTAAACGTCTTGGTGTTAAGCGTTTCGGTGGTGAATCAGTTCTAGCGGGTAACATCATCGTTCGTCAACGTGGTACTAAGTTCCACGCTGGCACTAACGTTGGTATCGGTAAAGACCATACTCTTTTCGCTCTATCTGAAGGTAAAGTGAAGTTTGAAGTTAAAGGTCCTAAGAACCGTAAATTCGTAAGCATCGAAACTGAATAA
- the rplU gene encoding 50S ribosomal protein L21 → MYAVFQSGGKQHRVSEGQTLRLEKLDVETGATVEFDTVLMVANGEEIAVGAPLVEGGKVTAEVVKHGRGDKVKIVKFRRRKHSRKQQGHRQWFTEVKITGISA, encoded by the coding sequence ATGTACGCTGTTTTCCAATCTGGTGGTAAACAACACCGTGTAAGCGAAGGTCAAACCCTTCGTTTAGAAAAATTAGACGTTGAAACTGGCGCAACAGTTGAGTTCGATACTGTTCTTATGGTTGCTAATGGCGAAGAAATCGCTGTTGGTGCACCTCTTGTTGAGGGCGGTAAAGTAACTGCGGAAGTGGTTAAGCACGGTCGTGGCGATAAAGTTAAAATCGTTAAGTTCCGTCGTCGTAAGCACTCTCGTAAGCAACAAGGCCACCGTCAGTGGTTCACTGAAGTGAAAATCACTGGCATCAGCGCTTAA
- the ispB gene encoding octaprenyl diphosphate synthase, which produces MDFKAIQALTADDMAKVNETIQAQLNSEVTLINQLGFYIVSGGGKRLRPLLALLSAKALGYEGKDHIMAAAFVEFIHTATLLHDDVVDESDMRRGKATANEAFGNAASVLVGDYIYTRSFQMMTSLGSLKILALMSEAVNVIAEGEVQQLINCNDPDTTEKSYMQVIYSKTARLFEAATQIGAILSDAPEEVEVAMQNYGKYLGTAFQLIDDVLDYTADGKEMGKNVGDDLAEGKPTLPLLYAMQHGNAEQKAMIREAIEKANGMEKLDQILDAMKQTGSLEYTTELAYKEADKAIAELSVVPESDYKEALIALAHLAVKRNK; this is translated from the coding sequence ATGGATTTTAAAGCTATCCAAGCGCTTACTGCCGATGATATGGCAAAAGTTAATGAGACAATTCAAGCCCAACTCAACTCAGAAGTTACCTTAATTAACCAATTAGGATTCTATATTGTCAGTGGCGGCGGAAAACGTCTCAGACCTCTTCTAGCCCTTCTTTCAGCAAAGGCGCTGGGTTATGAAGGAAAAGACCACATTATGGCAGCTGCCTTCGTGGAATTTATTCATACCGCTACCCTGCTGCACGATGATGTGGTTGATGAGTCAGATATGCGCCGTGGTAAAGCCACTGCCAATGAAGCGTTCGGAAATGCTGCCAGCGTCCTTGTTGGTGACTATATATACACACGCTCATTTCAGATGATGACCAGCTTAGGATCATTAAAGATCCTCGCTCTTATGAGTGAAGCAGTGAACGTTATCGCTGAAGGAGAAGTTCAGCAACTTATTAACTGTAACGATCCTGATACCACAGAAAAGAGCTATATGCAGGTTATCTACTCAAAAACAGCCCGACTGTTTGAGGCAGCAACTCAGATAGGAGCTATCTTGTCTGATGCTCCCGAGGAAGTAGAAGTCGCTATGCAGAACTATGGTAAGTATCTGGGTACCGCTTTTCAGTTGATCGATGATGTACTTGACTACACCGCTGACGGCAAAGAGATGGGTAAGAATGTCGGAGACGATCTGGCGGAAGGCAAACCAACCCTTCCTTTACTCTATGCGATGCAGCACGGCAATGCAGAACAGAAGGCAATGATTCGTGAGGCGATAGAAAAAGCCAATGGTATGGAGAAGCTTGATCAGATCCTTGATGCCATGAAGCAGACAGGCTCTCTTGAGTACACCACAGAACTTGCCTATAAAGAAGCAGACAAAGCCATTGCCGAACTGTCAGTCGTTCCTGAGTCTGACTATAAAGAGGCGTTAATCGCCCTTGCCCATCTGGCTGTAAAGCGAAACAAATAA
- the mdh gene encoding malate dehydrogenase, translating to MKVAVIGAAGGIGQALALLLKNRLPAGSDLALYDIAPVTPGVAADLSHIPTPVSIKGYAGEDPTPALEGADVVLISAGVARKPGMDRADLFNVNAGIVKSLAEKIAVVCPKALVGIITNPVNTTVPIAAEVLKKAGVYDKRRLFGVTTLDVIRSETFVAELKDKDPGDVRVPVIGGHSGVTILPLLSQVKDVEFTDEEIAALTVRIQNAGTEVVEAKAGGGSATLSMGQAACRFGISLVKALNGEENVVECAYVEGPGDHTRFFAQPVKLGKEGVEAVLSYGELSAFEKDALDGMMDTLNGDIVKGEEFAK from the coding sequence ATGAAAGTAGCCGTTATCGGAGCCGCCGGAGGCATAGGCCAAGCCCTTGCACTACTACTGAAAAACCGCCTTCCAGCGGGTTCTGATTTAGCCCTTTATGATATTGCACCTGTTACTCCGGGTGTCGCTGCTGATTTAAGCCATATCCCTACACCTGTGTCTATCAAAGGTTATGCCGGAGAAGACCCAACGCCAGCACTGGAAGGTGCTGATGTGGTTCTGATCTCTGCCGGTGTTGCCCGTAAGCCGGGAATGGATCGTGCAGACCTGTTCAACGTGAATGCCGGAATTGTTAAGTCACTGGCAGAGAAGATTGCTGTAGTTTGTCCTAAAGCATTGGTGGGTATTATTACTAACCCTGTCAATACCACTGTGCCAATCGCAGCAGAAGTTCTAAAAAAAGCAGGAGTGTATGACAAGCGTCGTCTGTTTGGTGTAACAACACTGGATGTTATCCGCTCTGAGACTTTTGTTGCAGAACTAAAAGATAAAGATCCAGGTGACGTTCGTGTGCCGGTTATCGGTGGCCACTCTGGTGTAACTATTCTTCCTCTTCTTTCTCAGGTTAAAGACGTTGAGTTTACTGATGAAGAGATTGCAGCGCTGACTGTTCGTATTCAGAATGCTGGTACAGAAGTTGTTGAGGCGAAAGCTGGCGGCGGCTCTGCAACCCTTTCTATGGGGCAGGCAGCATGCCGTTTCGGTATCTCTCTGGTGAAAGCTCTTAACGGCGAAGAGAATGTTGTTGAGTGCGCTTATGTAGAAGGCCCGGGTGATCATACTCGTTTCTTTGCACAGCCGGTTAAGCTGGGTAAAGAGGGCGTAGAAGCAGTACTAAGCTATGGTGAGCTGAGCGCATTCGAAAAAGACGCTCTGGACGGTATGATGGATACTCTTAACGGCGATATCGTTAAAGGTGAAGAGTTCGCTAAATAA
- the argR gene encoding transcriptional regulator ArgR, translating to MRNTDKQDNLVRAFKALLKEERFGSQGEIVDALKQEGFENINQSKVSRMLTKFGAVRTRNAKMEMVYCLPAELGVPTTSSPLRELVLDIDHNNAIVVIHTGPGAAQLIARLLDSLGKSEGILGVVAGDDTIFITPTLNVTTKQLYDSVCTLFEYAG from the coding sequence ATGCGCAATACAGATAAACAAGACAATTTGGTTAGAGCCTTCAAAGCGTTGCTGAAAGAAGAACGTTTTGGTTCTCAGGGTGAGATTGTAGATGCTCTTAAACAGGAAGGTTTTGAGAACATCAATCAGTCGAAAGTTTCCCGTATGCTGACTAAGTTTGGTGCTGTACGTACCCGCAATGCGAAAATGGAAATGGTTTACTGTCTTCCCGCAGAGCTCGGTGTTCCGACAACATCAAGTCCGCTGCGTGAACTGGTTCTGGATATCGATCATAACAACGCAATTGTTGTCATTCACACCGGCCCTGGTGCAGCACAACTTATTGCCCGTTTGCTCGATTCTCTGGGTAAATCGGAAGGGATTCTTGGAGTAGTAGCTGGTGATGACACCATCTTTATTACTCCTACACTAAACGTCACTACCAAGCAGCTTTACGACTCAGTCTGCACGCTATTCGAATATGCTGGATAA
- a CDS encoding TAXI family TRAP transporter solute-binding subunit, which translates to MAFKKFVQVGAIAAAVMGAGAASAQDFITIGTGSVTGVYYPTGGAICKLVNKGRKEHNIRCSVESTGGSIYNINTIRAGELDFGVVQSDWQFHGYNGSSKFEAQGPYKKLRAMFSLHTEPFNIIARADSGINNVADLKGKRVNIGNPGSGDRATMGVVMDAFGWTNDSFKLASELKGSERSQALCDNKIDAFIYMVGHPNGSIKEATTSCDAKLVSATGAEIDKIVAENPYYAYTSLPAGTYRGTDADVNSFGVAATMVTTTDVSDEVAYNVAKAVFENFDTFKRLHPAFANLKKEDMVKAGLSIPLHPGAEKYYKEAGLLK; encoded by the coding sequence ATGGCATTTAAAAAATTTGTCCAAGTAGGCGCAATTGCCGCTGCAGTAATGGGTGCTGGTGCTGCTTCAGCTCAAGATTTCATTACTATCGGTACTGGTTCTGTAACGGGTGTATATTACCCAACAGGCGGTGCTATCTGTAAGCTGGTTAACAAAGGTCGTAAAGAGCACAATATCCGCTGCTCAGTAGAATCTACTGGTGGTTCTATCTACAACATCAACACAATCCGCGCCGGTGAGCTGGATTTTGGTGTTGTTCAGTCTGACTGGCAGTTCCACGGATATAACGGTTCCAGCAAATTTGAAGCACAAGGCCCGTACAAGAAACTACGCGCAATGTTCTCTCTTCATACCGAACCATTTAACATCATTGCCCGCGCTGACTCAGGCATCAACAATGTTGCTGACCTTAAAGGTAAGCGTGTAAACATCGGTAACCCGGGTTCTGGTGACCGTGCAACCATGGGCGTGGTAATGGATGCGTTTGGCTGGACTAACGACAGCTTTAAACTTGCATCTGAGCTGAAAGGTTCTGAGCGTTCACAAGCACTATGTGATAACAAAATTGATGCGTTTATCTACATGGTTGGTCATCCAAACGGCTCAATCAAAGAAGCAACAACCTCTTGTGATGCTAAGCTAGTTTCTGCAACAGGTGCTGAGATCGATAAGATCGTAGCTGAAAACCCATACTACGCATACACCTCTCTGCCAGCAGGTACATACCGTGGCACAGACGCTGATGTGAACAGCTTTGGTGTAGCAGCAACAATGGTAACGACAACAGATGTTTCTGACGAAGTTGCTTACAACGTTGCTAAAGCAGTATTTGAAAACTTTGATACATTCAAACGTCTTCACCCTGCATTTGCAAACCTGAAGAAAGAAGACATGGTTAAAGCTGGTCTTTCTATCCCTCTACATCCAGGTGCAGAAAAATACTACAAAGAAGCAGGACTTCTTAAGTAA
- a CDS encoding TRAP transporter permease translates to MTQTTKPSPDVQEMVAQADTGARNPSGIPGRILWFVPLCWSLFQLWYASPLPFIFDFGVLNDTQARSIHLTFAIFLAFTAYPALAHSPRDRVPVVDWVLALLGSFSAAYIYIFYAELADRSGAPTTPDIVAAVIGMVLLLEATRRALGPPLMVVAAVFLTYTFAGPYMPDVIAHKGASLNKAMSHLWLTTEGVFGVALGVSTSFVFLFVLFGAMLERAGAGAYFIKVAFSLLGHMRGGPAKAAVVASGLSGLVSGSSIANVVTTGTFTIPLMKRVGFPGTKAGAVEVAASTNGQLTPPIMGAAAFLMVEYVGISYVEVIKAALLPALISYIALLYIVHLEACKAGMTGLPRRHTPKFIHSMLSFTGTILGLCVLSAAVYYGVGWTKDVFGAAATPIVTVALLLAYVALVRVSAAYAEHAHMAIDEDLMEVPDAGPTIKSGLHFLLPIVVLVWCLTVERFSPGLSAFWATVFMIFILITQRPLLAFFAKEGHIKEQALAGLVDLSESLVSGARNMIGIGVATAAAGTVVGVVTLTGIGLVMTDFVEFISGGSIILMLLFTAVISLVLGMGLPTTANYIVVSTLMAPVIVTLGAAHGLIIPLIAVHLFVFYFGILADDTPPVGLAAFAAAAIAKSDPIRTGIQGFTYDIRTAILPFMFVFNTQLLMMGIDTWWHLLLTILSATLAMLIFSAATQGWWFTKNKWWETVLLLVLTFSFFRPGFWWDMIYPAKELHSGVEIAQITENLDVGQSLELRVAGENLEGKYLEKTVLLPFDDDAQGAEERISSMGLMLNESEGKMIVDMVEFGSPAESAGIDFDWEIKWVIIKADRPMKEWVFVPAILILVGLGFNQRRRAAKDAISA, encoded by the coding sequence ATGACGCAGACAACCAAACCGTCTCCAGATGTGCAAGAAATGGTGGCACAAGCTGACACTGGCGCAAGAAACCCATCGGGGATTCCTGGACGTATTCTATGGTTTGTTCCACTTTGCTGGTCATTATTCCAACTTTGGTACGCATCTCCATTACCATTCATTTTTGATTTCGGCGTACTTAATGACACACAAGCCCGTTCTATTCACTTAACCTTTGCCATCTTCTTAGCATTTACTGCTTATCCGGCTCTGGCACACTCTCCACGCGACAGAGTGCCGGTTGTTGACTGGGTATTAGCACTATTAGGTAGTTTCTCTGCTGCCTACATCTACATTTTCTATGCTGAACTGGCGGATCGCTCCGGTGCACCAACAACACCTGATATTGTTGCTGCGGTTATTGGTATGGTTCTGCTGCTGGAAGCAACACGCAGAGCATTAGGTCCGCCGCTAATGGTGGTTGCCGCTGTCTTTCTGACTTACACTTTCGCCGGCCCTTATATGCCGGACGTTATCGCCCATAAAGGTGCCAGTCTGAACAAGGCGATGTCACACCTCTGGCTGACGACAGAAGGCGTATTCGGTGTTGCTCTTGGCGTATCTACCTCATTTGTATTCCTGTTCGTTCTGTTCGGTGCCATGCTGGAGAGAGCCGGAGCGGGTGCTTACTTTATTAAAGTAGCCTTCTCCCTACTTGGCCATATGCGTGGTGGTCCGGCAAAAGCGGCGGTTGTCGCTTCCGGCCTTTCAGGTCTGGTTTCAGGTTCTTCTATCGCAAACGTAGTAACCACAGGTACCTTCACTATTCCGTTAATGAAACGGGTTGGTTTCCCGGGAACTAAAGCGGGTGCTGTTGAGGTTGCCGCTTCTACTAACGGTCAGTTAACACCGCCAATCATGGGTGCCGCTGCATTCCTGATGGTTGAGTACGTAGGTATCTCCTATGTAGAAGTAATTAAAGCTGCACTTCTGCCTGCGCTGATCTCTTATATCGCGCTTCTGTATATTGTTCACTTAGAAGCGTGTAAAGCTGGTATGACTGGTCTTCCGCGCCGTCATACACCTAAGTTTATCCATAGCATGCTCTCTTTCACCGGTACTATTTTAGGCCTGTGCGTGTTGAGTGCTGCGGTCTACTATGGTGTTGGCTGGACCAAAGATGTGTTTGGCGCTGCAGCAACTCCGATTGTAACTGTTGCCCTGCTGCTAGCCTATGTTGCTCTGGTTCGTGTCTCTGCAGCCTATGCTGAACACGCTCATATGGCTATTGATGAGGATCTGATGGAAGTGCCTGATGCAGGACCAACCATTAAATCCGGCCTGCACTTCCTGCTTCCGATTGTGGTTCTGGTCTGGTGTCTGACGGTTGAACGTTTCTCTCCGGGTCTTTCCGCATTTTGGGCTACCGTGTTTATGATCTTTATTCTGATCACACAGCGTCCGCTTCTGGCATTTTTTGCCAAAGAAGGTCATATCAAAGAGCAGGCTCTGGCTGGCTTGGTAGACCTTTCTGAAAGTCTGGTATCCGGTGCCCGTAACATGATTGGTATCGGTGTTGCCACAGCTGCAGCCGGTACCGTTGTAGGGGTTGTAACCCTGACAGGTATCGGTCTGGTGATGACTGACTTCGTTGAGTTTATCTCAGGTGGTAGCATTATCCTGATGCTGCTGTTTACCGCGGTAATCAGTCTGGTACTGGGCATGGGTCTGCCGACAACGGCAAACTATATTGTTGTATCTACCCTGATGGCTCCGGTTATTGTCACCCTTGGTGCTGCTCACGGATTGATCATTCCGCTTATTGCCGTTCACCTGTTTGTGTTCTATTTCGGTATTCTGGCCGATGATACACCACCGGTTGGTCTGGCAGCCTTTGCGGCAGCGGCGATTGCCAAGTCAGATCCAATCAGAACCGGTATTCAGGGTTTCACTTACGATATCCGTACCGCCATACTGCCGTTTATGTTTGTATTTAATACCCAGCTTCTGATGATGGGAATTGATACCTGGTGGCACCTGCTGCTGACTATTCTGTCTGCAACGTTGGCCATGCTAATCTTCTCTGCCGCGACTCAGGGTTGGTGGTTTACCAAGAACAAATGGTGGGAAACCGTACTGTTGCTGGTACTGACATTCTCCTTCTTCAGACCGGGTTTCTGGTGGGATATGATCTATCCTGCAAAAGAACTTCATTCAGGAGTTGAGATAGCTCAAATTACTGAAAATCTTGATGTGGGACAATCACTTGAATTAAGAGTCGCTGGTGAAAACCTTGAAGGCAAGTATCTGGAAAAAACCGTATTACTACCATTTGATGATGATGCACAAGGTGCTGAAGAACGCATCTCTTCTATGGGCTTAATGCTCAACGAGTCCGAAGGAAAGATGATTGTTGATATGGTTGAATTTGGTAGCCCGGCAGAATCGGCTGGTATTGATTTCGACTGGGAGATCAAGTGGGTAATTATCAAAGCGGACCGTCCGATGAAAGAGTGGGTATTTGTACCTGCAATTTTGATACTTGTTGGACTAGGCTTTAATCAGAGACGTCGTGCTGCTAAGGATGCAATAAGCGCGTAA
- a CDS encoding universal stress protein codes for MYKQILIPVDLNDKGFSDKAVELAVWHAKHSNAELHLLNVLPGIHMSMVATYFPKDAARKMKNDVKSQLQRFAEQHITEDVIYKTHVVEGKPYAAILESAEKLGADLIVMPSHKRSKVDKVVLGSVASKVVQNSPINVLVVKPQG; via the coding sequence ATGTATAAACAGATCCTGATTCCCGTTGATCTAAATGATAAAGGCTTTTCAGATAAAGCAGTTGAACTTGCAGTGTGGCATGCCAAACACTCAAATGCAGAGCTGCATCTACTGAATGTTCTTCCCGGTATTCATATGTCTATGGTCGCGACTTATTTTCCAAAAGATGCGGCCAGAAAGATGAAAAATGATGTGAAAAGCCAGCTTCAGAGGTTTGCTGAGCAACATATTACAGAGGATGTAATCTATAAGACTCACGTGGTTGAAGGTAAGCCTTACGCTGCTATTCTGGAGTCAGCAGAGAAACTGGGCGCTGACCTGATTGTTATGCCAAGCCATAAACGCTCTAAGGTCGATAAAGTAGTATTAGGTTCCGTTGCCAGTAAAGTAGTACAGAACTCACCAATCAACGTGTTGGTTGTTAAGCCTCAGGGTTAA
- the rluA gene encoding bifunctional tRNA pseudouridine(32) synthase/23S rRNA pseudouridine(746) synthase RluA: MALIEYRPSKDPIEITYQDQHILVANKPAGLLSVPGRLEEHYDSLWSRLVVDFPDIQVVHRLDMATSGLMLLALTKDAERHLKKQFQYRLTHKIYYARVWGQVAEDEGIIDLPLICDWPNRPRQKVCYEYGKPSQTRYQVVQREDKTTLVRLLPITGRSHQLRVHMMELGHAIVGDEFYAGSEARALSSRLQLHSSELSFYHPQNDQLATQFVACDFFPEAKAEILEHFSAEPQLPDYKLLPKM; this comes from the coding sequence GTGGCGTTAATCGAGTATCGACCAAGTAAAGATCCTATTGAGATAACTTATCAGGATCAGCATATTTTAGTGGCAAACAAACCTGCCGGTCTACTGTCCGTCCCCGGGAGGCTGGAAGAGCATTACGATAGCTTATGGAGTCGTTTAGTGGTGGATTTTCCTGATATTCAGGTGGTTCATCGTCTGGATATGGCCACTTCAGGCCTGATGTTGCTTGCGTTGACAAAGGATGCCGAAAGGCACCTGAAAAAGCAATTCCAATACCGTCTGACACATAAGATCTATTACGCCAGAGTCTGGGGACAAGTTGCTGAAGACGAAGGCATTATCGATCTTCCTTTGATTTGTGACTGGCCTAACCGTCCCAGACAGAAAGTCTGTTATGAATATGGTAAACCTTCCCAGACTCGTTATCAGGTAGTGCAGAGAGAAGATAAAACCACGCTGGTCAGGCTGCTGCCGATAACCGGCCGCTCCCATCAGCTAAGGGTACATATGATGGAGCTTGGCCATGCTATTGTTGGTGATGAGTTCTATGCTGGCAGTGAGGCTCGTGCTTTATCGTCAAGACTTCAGCTACACTCTTCTGAATTGAGCTTTTATCATCCGCAAAACGATCAACTGGCTACTCAGTTTGTTGCTTGTGACTTTTTCCCTGAAGCAAAAGCAGAGATTCTCGAGCACTTTTCGGCTGAGCCTCAGCTACCGGATTACAAACTTTTACCTAAGATGTAG